One genomic segment of Polyangia bacterium includes these proteins:
- a CDS encoding TerB family tellurite resistance protein yields the protein MKDRIDQLADLLMSAAYADGHLEGEEKMAVGKLLRLTLGVGTLPMDLNFRIQEFSPATFDLEKTAAVFAGDPPEAKRSLLELIAAVHASDAEHDFDEDIHLRQVAGAIGLPPSAYEDMVMDIVEETDLPASMARVRHAQ from the coding sequence ATGAAAGATCGAATTGACCAGCTGGCCGATCTATTGATGAGCGCCGCCTATGCCGACGGGCACCTGGAAGGCGAAGAAAAGATGGCCGTTGGTAAGCTGCTGCGCTTGACCCTGGGCGTGGGTACGCTGCCGATGGATCTCAATTTTCGCATCCAGGAGTTTTCGCCCGCCACCTTCGATCTGGAAAAGACGGCCGCCGTCTTCGCTGGTGATCCACCAGAGGCCAAGCGTTCATTGCTCGAGCTGATTGCTGCCGTTCACGCCTCCGACGCCGAGCACGACTTCGACGAAGACATCCACCTACGTCAGGTGGCCGGCGCCATCGGCCTACCGCCCTCGGCGTACGAGGACATGGTTATGGATATCGTCGAGGAAACCGATCTGCCGGCGTCGATGGCCCGCGTCCGACACGCGCAGTAG